The Candidatus Eisenbacteria bacterium DNA segment AACATTAAAAGCCGGATGGAAGAGCGAAATATCCGGCGTATACAAATAAGCCCCTTTCGACCCCAATGTCATGACAAGCGACTTCAATCCGTCATGCCATAATTGCCTGGCCGCGCCCTCGGGATCTCCGTGGCCGGTCTTCCAGCGGGCGAATCCGGCCGCCATCACGAGATGATCGGCCGCCTCCCAGGCCGCGGGATCCGGCTCGCGGGGGGAACCGATATCCAATACAATCTCGCACCCACGCTGCTTCGCCGAGCGGACCGCATCCCCCATGCCAAGTTCGGTTCTGGCGTCGGTCAACATATAGCGGGCCGGGTGCGCTTCGATCCATTCCTCCGACACGGTCGGATTCGAGACCGTCCCATGATCGAAGATCGCCGTGCGCTGGCCTGTGCCCTTCTCCACAATCAGCGACGCCATCGCCGATTGCGCGCCGGGTTCGACCCGCAAACCGCTGATGTCGACACCGTACTGAACAAGATCATCCCGAATCGCAACACCCATGGGGTCATCCCCGACAACACCGACGACGGCCGACCGGCCGCCGAGCTTTGCGATCACGGCCATCGCTGTCGGCACGGGGCCGCCGCCGCCGCGCGTCGACTGCAACGCATCGATCTTCTCTCCCGCGCGGGGGGTCCGCTCCACCTGATGGGCGAAATCGAAGGGGCAAATCCCAATCCCCCATGCCGTCAGTCTTCCCGTTGAGATGGTGTCTGAATTCATTTCCCTCCACACGGCATCCCCGTGCTGGACATCCGCCGTCATCACCCACACACTCATTCCGATGAGCCGCTTACAAAATCATGCCGCCGGGCGCGGCGCTGTGAACAGGATAGGCCCCCGAAAAGCGCGGGCCAAGGAAACAGGTTCGATGCGAACGGCGTTTCTTTGCGGCATTCTGCTTGTGATCCTCGCCACCACGGCCTTCGGCGGATGGGTTTTTGAGGCGGATCACGACACCCCCCCGCCGGATGAACCCTGGGGCGATGAATTTCTGCCCACGGACCACCTGCTCTATCGCGATCTGGAGCGCTTGGCGATTCGCGGAGAGATGCCGCTGGCCGCATGGACATTGCGTTCGTTACCGCGGTTGGAGCTGGCCTGGATGAGCCGGAATCTTGTTGATGACGGCGGATTGTCCCCCAGCCGCGACCGGTTGGAGCGGACCTTAGCGCGCGAAGGGCGCGCCTTGGGCCGTGAATCGCGGTTTCACGAAACCGCGCCTTTGATTGAGGCGTTGACAAGCGCCGGCCGCTTGCGGATCCGCCCCTACATTCATCTCACGCCCCGTTTGACGATCCCGCTGGCCGATGGAAAGGCCGATGGGGATTGGAGCGACTCGACCCGGATCGGCCTCAGGGGCACGCTTTATCTCGGACGGTCGATCACGATCTCGCATGATGTTTTTGTCGGCGAGGTTGCGGGGGGGCGCGGCTTCTCGGATCCCCTTGTTGCGGGAACCGATATTCTCTTTTATACCGAGCGCTTCGATCTGACCCTGCGCACACCCCGCATCGACTTTCGGTTCGGCCGCGACCGCCACCGCTGGGGGCCGGGCGCCTGGGGAACCCTCCTTCTGGATGACCACTCCGCTCCTTATACATTCGCCCAATACGATGTTGAATTTAAACCCTGGTTTCGCTTCCGCGCCCTTTCGGGAAGCCTCGACTATTCCGATGGAAAATATCTTGCGGCCCACCGGCTCAGCTGGACGCCGTCACCGCGGTTCGAGCTGTCGTTTTCGGAAGGGGCGCGGTATCAATCGACATCACCCGGCCTGCTTTATACGCTGGGATTCATCCCTTATACATTTGTGGAGCGCATGCGAATGCAGGATGCGGGGAACGACGCCTCCCGCCGCAGCGAGCGCAACAATGTCCTCTGGGCCTTGGGATGGTCCTGGCGCACGAGACCGGCGCAACTTTTCTACGGCGAAATCCTCGCCGACGATATCGCGTCGAAAGACAGCCACACGCCGAGCCGCTGGGGTTTTCTCGGCGGATATTCTTTCGCCCCGCGATTCAACGGATGGGATTGGACCCTCGGCGTGGAGGCCTCAAAGATCTTTAATTACACCTATAGTGTTTATTATAGGGATCAATGCCTCTGTGATTGGGATCACCAGGAACGAGGTCTCGGCCACCCCGACGGACCCGACAGCGAGCGGCTGCTCCTCCGCGCCCTCGTTGATTTCAACACCGCTTGGGGCTGCGACGCCATGGTCACCCTCTTCCGTCATGGGCAGGGCGCTTTGGGGCGTCCCTGGTACCCTTCCACCGACCCGGAAAGTGAGGGCCAGCCCTCCTCGGCGTCGGAGCTTTGGGATCCGGTGACCGGCGGAGCCTCACTGCAAACCCGCGTGCGATGGGAACCCCGCGATAATCTGGCGGCATCATTCGGCCTCGCTTACAGCACGGTTCGCCTTCCAGCCGGTGATTCAGCCGGTGATTCAAAAGAGACACGCCGGTCCGTCGGCCTTGAATTCGCTCTAAAAGTACATTTATAGAAACGGGCTTAGAAACAGGCATTGACACCGAATCGACATCCGCCGGATACCGCCATAGAGGAGCCGTCAATGACAAAGGGCTGGGAAGACAAGCTCAAAGCGACCCTCAAAACCTACAGCAGCATGGCCTTTGATCCTCAGGTCGCCCGCGAATCCTATACATTGGCGATGGAAGTTCGCGAGGCGCTCGGCGACAGCCAAGACACCTTCAGAGAACTGGATAGAAAGTATAACTACAATCTTTTCGATTGGATTATCAGTTTGCCTTCGAATATCGCCGGTGAAGGTCTCATTGACGAAGGTGTCGAGCTTTGCGAGCGGTACGCTGAAATTGTAGAACCGCAAAACTTTCTCGCGGACCGGGCCCTGATCCTCGCCGGCGCGGGCCGGATCAAAGAGGCCGTGTCACAGGTTCAATTCAATCTCACCGTTTTCCCCGATGATCCCTGGGTCATGATCAAGGCGGCGGATGTTTATCAATCCGCCGGTGAGCTTGACCGGGCCGAGGAACTGTATCGCCGGGCGCTGGAGGCGGCGGGTGACGATCGCTTTACGCGCGAAGGGGCCTTGGAGCGGCTCGTCCCGATGCTCGAAGAGCAGAACCGCCATCCAGAGGCCTCGATTCTGCAGCAGGAAGAGAAAACAAAGCATGCCTCCGAAGGGAGCCAAGCGGCGCCGGCGCCCGCGGGGAAGACCATCCGCCGTGAACAGCCGAAGGTGAAGCGCAATGATCCCTGTCCCTGCGGCAGCGGTAAGAAGTACAAGAAATGTTGCGGCTCCGCCGAGGCGACTCACGCACCGGGAACCGAATCGGACATCCGGCAGCGGCTTCTATCCGCCCTCATGAAATTTGTTCATCGGGATGAATTCAGTGAAGAGGTTCAAAGAGCGCTGGTCCTCTACTGGGGAGAACGATTCGCCGACACGAAGCTTCCTGACGCTTTTGATCAAATGGAGCCCGATTTCGCCCAATGGGCCTTCTACGAATGGCTGATCCAGGATTATCCTTGCGCCGACGGCCGGTCTTTCATGGAGCGCTATTTCCAACGGCTGGGCTGGCAGCTCAACTCACGGGAACGGGTCCATCTCGAAAAGTCGATGGCGTCGCATATGGGATTGTATCAGATCATCGAGCTCCGGCCGGATGAAGGATTCCTGCTTCAAGATCTGCTCACGAACCGGCATATCGAGGTTCTGGATAAAACGGCGACGCAATATTTGATTCAGTGGGATCTTGTCGCCGCGCGCCTTCTTGAAATGAATGATCGTATACAATTCAGCGGCGGACTCTTTCCCTTCCGGCCCGATGAAAAGGATTCGCTGAAGCGGTTCTGCGAGGATGCTTATGCCGCCTATCAAATAACAAATCCGGATTCCGATTGGACCGCCTTCCTGAAAGGTCATGGCGAAATTTATAACCATTATCTTCAGGCGAAGCCGGATGCGCTTGCAGACGCCCTCCCCGGCGCCCCCAACGATACCCTCCCGCAAGACAGCGAGGATCGAGATCCCCGCGATGCGGGAGAGATGGATATCCCTCCCGAAATACGCGAGTCTCTCATCAACGAATTCTTGGATAAGCATTATCATGCCTGGTGCGATTTGCCGGTCCCGGCCCTGAAGGACCGCACGCCCCGGGCCGCGGTTCAGGATCCGGAAGGGCGACGAGCCGTTATTGATCTGATCCGCTCGATGGAAAACAGCGAGACCCGGCGGGAGTTGAGCGGCGGCGAGCCTTACGATTTTACATGGTTATGGCAAGAGCTCGGCCTCGATCGATCGGAAAAGGCGTAACTTCTTTTCAATCAATCAATTATAACGATTGTCGCTCCGCGGCAAAAAATCCTCAGCCTTGCCCCTCATCGGCCCGCCCTGTACACTTGACAGTGCCATGACGACACAACCCCAACAGAAGCCGGATCGGCAAAAGCAGGCCCAACGGCAGTTAGAAACCTTTCCGAATCCAAAACCGGAGAGGGATTACGAAATCCGGTCTGAGACCGACGAGTTCACCTGTGTCTGCCCGATGACCGGTCAACCCGACTTCGGTACGATCCGCATCCGATATATTCCCAACAAACTCTGTATCGAACTGAAATCGTTAAAGCTCTATCTCTGGTCTTTTCGGAATGAAGGCCACTACCATGAGGCGGTGACGAATCAGATCCTTGACGACCTGGTCAAGGCCTGCGCTCCCCGCTGGATGGAGGTAGAGGCTGATTTTAATATGCGGGGCGGCATCCAGACGGTGGTGACGGCCTGTCACGAGTTGAAATCGGAGGACTCATAGTAGGCTCGATCTCAGGCCGAATCGGGATCCCCCATTGTTGCCGCCGGCGCTTCGCCAAGACAGCATTTTGGGCAGGACAACACTGGAGGCAACAATGTTAAAGTCTAATTTCACCACTCCCTTTACCAGGCTCCCTGCCGCACTCTTTGCCCTTCTTTTTGCTCTCCCGCCCGCTTCCGCCGGCGCCGACGGCGGGGATCTGCTCTGGCGCTACCCAGGGATTGAAAATGTCGTCTGTATCGACTGGATTGAGGATATCGATGGTGATGGACGGCCCGATGTTCTCATGGAGACATACGACGCCGGGGCCAGCGGGGATCACCTTTATGCCATCAGTGGCGCCTCATCGGGGCTGGGTGATCTGATCTGGTCGATCCATCCTCCGGGCGGACCGAGCAACAGCGGCGGTTACGGCGACGCCTGCCTCCGAACAGCACCCGATCTGAACGGCGACAATGTACAAGACGTCTTGCTGGGAACAGCCTGGGGCGGACGAACCGTCTATGCCATCGACGGACCGACAGGCGGCATTATCTGGGATTTTGATACCTACTCGGATTCCCCCCCGACACCGCCCGAGTCGGGATGGGTCTATGGTGTGAATTGGATCGGCGACAATACGGGTGACGGCATCCCCGAGATCATCTTCTGCACCGGCAGCGACAGCGACGCCATGTACTGCGTCAACGGTGCGACGGGTGCCGTACTCTGGTACCTGCTCGGCCCCGACGCCTTTTTCGATTGCTGCAATATCGGGGATGTCAACGGCGACGGCTACGATGATGCGGCCTTCGGCAGCGGTGATTCCGGCCAGCGATTAACCGTGATGAGCGGGCCCGGCCTCGGCGGCGGTGTTCCTCATCAACTCTGGTACCGGGATTATTCCGGAACCGTTTACTCCGTCGCGGCCCTGCCCGATATCAACGGCGACGACATACCCGAGGTGCTCGCCGGAGCATGGAACAATACCGTCACCTGCCACAGCGGCGCCAACGGCACCGTCCTTTGGACGGGGCCCGTCGGCTCCTATGTGATGCGCATCGATGTCATCGGCGATGTCAATGACGACGGCACGCCCGATATCGCCGTCGCCTCCTGGGCTTCATTGGCCCGCGTGATCAGTGGTTCTGACGGCACGACTCTTTGGACCACACCGGTCGGGGATGACTGCTGGGCGATTGATGGTATAGAGGATGTGACAGGCGACGGCATACCCGATGTCGTCGCCGGATCGTTCGATCAAAAAATCTACCTCATGAACGGCATTGATGGCACGATCGAATGGTATTACACCACAAACGCCAAACTCCTTTCGGTCCGCGGCACACCCGATCTCGACGGCAATAATGTTCCCGACGTCATCGGCGGAACTCAGAGGTTGACGGTCGGCGGCGATATCTACGCGGTGCAGGGCGGTGAGCCGATATCCGACGTCAATGATCAGGCCTCGGGTTCGTTGACTCTCGCCGGTTTCCCCGGCGTCAAAGCGCAGGGACCGCTGGCCTTAACATTAAATCAGCCCAACCCATTCCTGGGCCGGACACAATGGCGGAT contains these protein-coding regions:
- a CDS encoding capsule assembly Wzi family protein; this translates as MSRLQNHAAGRGAVNRIGPRKARAKETGSMRTAFLCGILLVILATTAFGGWVFEADHDTPPPDEPWGDEFLPTDHLLYRDLERLAIRGEMPLAAWTLRSLPRLELAWMSRNLVDDGGLSPSRDRLERTLAREGRALGRESRFHETAPLIEALTSAGRLRIRPYIHLTPRLTIPLADGKADGDWSDSTRIGLRGTLYLGRSITISHDVFVGEVAGGRGFSDPLVAGTDILFYTERFDLTLRTPRIDFRFGRDRHRWGPGAWGTLLLDDHSAPYTFAQYDVEFKPWFRFRALSGSLDYSDGKYLAAHRLSWTPSPRFELSFSEGARYQSTSPGLLYTLGFIPYTFVERMRMQDAGNDASRRSERNNVLWALGWSWRTRPAQLFYGEILADDIASKDSHTPSRWGFLGGYSFAPRFNGWDWTLGVEASKIFNYTYSVYYRDQCLCDWDHQERGLGHPDGPDSERLLLRALVDFNTAWGCDAMVTLFRHGQGALGRPWYPSTDPESEGQPSSASELWDPVTGGASLQTRVRWEPRDNLAASFGLAYSTVRLPAGDSAGDSKETRRSVGLEFALKVHL
- a CDS encoding SEC-C domain-containing protein, with product MTKGWEDKLKATLKTYSSMAFDPQVARESYTLAMEVREALGDSQDTFRELDRKYNYNLFDWIISLPSNIAGEGLIDEGVELCERYAEIVEPQNFLADRALILAGAGRIKEAVSQVQFNLTVFPDDPWVMIKAADVYQSAGELDRAEELYRRALEAAGDDRFTREGALERLVPMLEEQNRHPEASILQQEEKTKHASEGSQAAPAPAGKTIRREQPKVKRNDPCPCGSGKKYKKCCGSAEATHAPGTESDIRQRLLSALMKFVHRDEFSEEVQRALVLYWGERFADTKLPDAFDQMEPDFAQWAFYEWLIQDYPCADGRSFMERYFQRLGWQLNSRERVHLEKSMASHMGLYQIIELRPDEGFLLQDLLTNRHIEVLDKTATQYLIQWDLVAARLLEMNDRIQFSGGLFPFRPDEKDSLKRFCEDAYAAYQITNPDSDWTAFLKGHGEIYNHYLQAKPDALADALPGAPNDTLPQDSEDRDPRDAGEMDIPPEIRESLINEFLDKHYHAWCDLPVPALKDRTPRAAVQDPEGRRAVIDLIRSMENSETRRELSGGEPYDFTWLWQELGLDRSEKA
- the queF gene encoding preQ(1) synthase, translating into MTTQPQQKPDRQKQAQRQLETFPNPKPERDYEIRSETDEFTCVCPMTGQPDFGTIRIRYIPNKLCIELKSLKLYLWSFRNEGHYHEAVTNQILDDLVKACAPRWMEVEADFNMRGGIQTVVTACHELKSEDS